A DNA window from Sulfitobacter noctilucicola contains the following coding sequences:
- a CDS encoding cellulose biosynthesis cyclic di-GMP-binding regulatory protein BcsB has translation MRIIGIGLLAFLLTGAALLFSSLDIWHKGVRKFTETLSGPQLAFETSAPLASASAAANAVMHRNNAANPIILSGLPAYQSAVFSLPIDARATAGTLQIDATHQVLAGVQGTLRIAINNTRRGELLLKPGEVRRSLRIDLTAEELASDRLVVSFSQVGDGDHAGCASNSRIQAVTEVETTSALYLTTDSPLESTRDRVLAWGDQIIVGWPAWLASEEQPRRLALGAELSRQGQDLRFVEDGASVALTTDGLRELLQTSSTDISSRTIWPMAVATTGANAGIRRFQKSTSWRTRYDLDDVENNVMPTTFDVDLTLGFLDDGAVWTVTTTLNNRILQMDRVPTGQNTYRAEIALPEDMHDKVNVIEVTAASSADVDGICTLGPELIAEMHPTSQLRGVGPVFETQTSAVKSMLSSFTAVGVVDVPSLSATEATVVSGLIAKLVPTDTKILPIRQTVNLLPFSRADLGSLAELDVTSGTTWIAYNPVNGEEIRAQPASAEVIAQLQRTPVAGIIIQTDNLLRAGMVQ, from the coding sequence ATGCGTATTATTGGTATCGGACTTTTGGCATTCCTCTTGACGGGCGCGGCGCTGCTCTTCTCTTCACTTGATATCTGGCACAAAGGAGTTCGGAAATTCACCGAAACCCTGTCCGGCCCCCAACTGGCCTTTGAAACCAGCGCACCCTTGGCGTCTGCCTCTGCCGCAGCAAACGCTGTCATGCACAGAAACAACGCCGCCAACCCGATCATCCTTTCCGGTTTGCCCGCTTATCAGAGTGCTGTGTTCTCCCTGCCGATAGATGCACGCGCGACAGCGGGCACCCTTCAGATCGACGCAACCCATCAAGTTCTGGCAGGTGTTCAAGGGACCCTCCGCATCGCCATCAACAACACCCGCCGCGGAGAGCTTTTGTTGAAGCCGGGTGAAGTGCGCCGATCGCTTCGTATTGATCTGACCGCCGAAGAGCTCGCAAGCGATAGACTTGTCGTGTCATTCAGTCAGGTGGGCGATGGGGATCACGCCGGTTGCGCTTCTAACTCACGCATTCAAGCCGTCACCGAAGTTGAGACGACCAGTGCTCTGTACCTGACAACGGACAGCCCGTTGGAAAGCACGCGCGACCGTGTTCTTGCCTGGGGCGACCAGATTATTGTCGGCTGGCCTGCGTGGTTGGCCAGTGAAGAACAGCCACGCCGCCTTGCACTTGGCGCTGAACTATCCCGTCAGGGTCAGGATCTACGTTTTGTTGAGGATGGTGCCTCCGTTGCCCTGACGACAGATGGCCTTCGCGAACTGCTGCAAACATCATCGACAGATATTTCTTCCCGCACGATCTGGCCGATGGCCGTGGCGACGACTGGTGCCAACGCGGGCATCCGCCGCTTCCAGAAAAGCACTAGCTGGCGCACACGTTATGACCTCGACGATGTCGAGAACAACGTGATGCCCACCACGTTCGACGTCGACCTTACACTCGGGTTTCTGGATGACGGGGCAGTTTGGACGGTCACGACCACGCTGAACAACCGTATTCTCCAGATGGACCGCGTGCCTACAGGCCAAAACACCTACCGCGCCGAAATTGCTCTGCCAGAAGACATGCATGACAAGGTCAACGTGATTGAGGTCACGGCCGCATCCTCCGCCGACGTTGACGGTATTTGCACCCTTGGCCCCGAACTTATTGCCGAGATGCATCCGACATCCCAGCTGCGCGGCGTAGGACCAGTGTTTGAGACGCAAACCTCCGCCGTGAAATCAATGTTGTCCAGCTTTACGGCAGTAGGTGTGGTAGACGTCCCCTCACTCTCAGCTACCGAAGCGACAGTGGTATCTGGATTGATTGCAAAGTTGGTGCCCACCGACACGAAAATCCTTCCAATCCGTCAAACCGTCAACCTACTCCCTTTCAGCCGCGCCGATCTTGGTAGTCTCGCAGAATTGGACGTCACAAGCGGAACCACTTGGATTGCGTATAATCCTGTCAATGGTGAGGAAATCCGTGCGCAACCCGCCTCTGCCGAAGTCATCGCGCAGCTTCAGCGCACGCCTGTAGCGGGCATCATCATCCAGACCGACAACCTGTTGCGCGCCGGAATGGTCCAATGA
- a CDS encoding NAD-dependent epimerase/dehydratase family protein has product MKKIMIIGGDGFCGWPTALHLSQMGNDVTIVDNLSRRSIDEELGANSLTPIQSMETRLTAWKEATGKTIAFEKIDVAVEYDRFEALLDQQKPDTVIHFGEQRAAPYSMKGATEKRFTVDNNIGATHNLLAAVTSLGIDPHIVHLGTMGVYGYDDDGMEIPEGYLKVYIPGDEKQIYQRDILYPTNPGSVYHMTKSMDQLLFQFYAKNDRLRITDLHQGIVWGTQTDETKLDDRLMNRFDYDGDYGTVLNRFLMQSAVGHPLTVHGTGGQTRAFIHIQDTVKCLALAVMNPPERTGKVKILNQMTETHTVRNLAELVAKASGATIANVDNPRNEAAENGLRVSNKTFISLGLKPITLAEGLLEETQQIAQRFADRCRMDMIPCVSTWTDNQAPGVVQLDEAA; this is encoded by the coding sequence ATGAAAAAGATCATGATCATCGGTGGCGACGGCTTTTGCGGTTGGCCAACAGCACTTCACCTTTCCCAGATGGGCAATGACGTCACTATCGTCGACAATCTGTCACGTCGCTCCATTGACGAAGAACTCGGTGCCAACAGCCTCACACCGATCCAATCTATGGAAACACGCCTGACCGCCTGGAAAGAAGCCACCGGCAAGACAATTGCATTCGAGAAAATCGACGTAGCCGTTGAGTATGATCGCTTTGAGGCGCTGCTGGACCAGCAAAAGCCGGATACCGTCATCCACTTTGGCGAACAGCGCGCGGCACCTTACTCTATGAAAGGGGCGACCGAGAAACGCTTTACCGTCGACAACAACATTGGTGCGACTCACAACCTGCTGGCGGCTGTCACAAGCCTTGGCATTGATCCACACATCGTTCACCTCGGCACAATGGGTGTCTACGGCTATGATGATGATGGCATGGAGATCCCCGAAGGCTACCTCAAAGTCTACATCCCGGGTGATGAAAAGCAGATCTACCAGCGCGACATCCTGTATCCGACAAACCCCGGCAGCGTCTACCATATGACCAAGTCAATGGATCAGTTGCTGTTCCAATTTTACGCCAAGAACGACCGCCTGCGCATCACCGACCTGCATCAGGGCATCGTCTGGGGCACACAGACCGATGAGACCAAGCTTGACGACCGTTTGATGAACCGTTTCGATTATGACGGCGACTACGGCACAGTTCTGAACCGTTTCCTGATGCAATCTGCTGTAGGTCATCCGCTGACAGTACATGGCACCGGTGGTCAGACACGTGCGTTTATCCACATTCAGGACACCGTCAAATGTCTGGCGCTCGCCGTGATGAATCCGCCAGAGCGGACCGGCAAGGTCAAGATCCTGAACCAGATGACAGAGACACACACCGTCCGCAATCTGGCGGAACTGGTTGCCAAGGCGTCCGGTGCGACGATTGCGAATGTCGACAACCCGCGCAACGAGGCTGCAGAAAACGGCCTGCGCGTGTCCAACAAAACCTTCATCTCGCTCGGCCTCAAGCCGATCACACTTGCCGAAGGACTGCTGGAAGAAACCCAGCAAATTGCACAGCGGTTCGCCGACAGATGCCGCATGGACATGATCCCCTGCGTCTCAACCTGGACCGACAATCAGGCACCCGGCGTCGTGCAGCTTGACGAAGCGGCCTAA
- a CDS encoding class II D-tagatose-bisphosphate aldolase, non-catalytic subunit — MSPVHDLIARNRNGEAIGLPCFCTANEHVLRAVLAYAKQTGFPTVIEATCNQVNQYGGYTGMTASDFMAWLSGMAAEAGVPMDQLILGGDHLGPNVWKDEPLETAMEKSRELVKSYVQAGFKKIHLDTSMACGGEPNPTFAQIAERAADLCAVAEAHAPNPEELFYIIGTEVPIPGGETEEPDALDVTSVDRFRDTIQTHRDAWAAKGLDAAWSRIVSVVTQPGVDFGHTSIYPFVPEKARPLSDAILDEDGLTFEAHSTDYQSTDALANLVRTHFFFLKVGPELTFRFREAVWALATIEEQLNIDEASNIRSVIGAQMDDNPGYWRNYYSGTDAELSILRTYSYSDRIRYYWTDPKIATALNGLISGLKEHGMPETLVSQAFMGLEFGNMPTDPDALIESHIQRCVGRYFEAAGMTAG, encoded by the coding sequence ATGAGCCCCGTTCATGATTTGATCGCCCGTAACCGTAACGGCGAAGCGATCGGCCTGCCCTGTTTTTGCACCGCCAACGAACATGTGCTGCGGGCTGTTCTGGCCTATGCCAAGCAGACCGGCTTTCCGACTGTTATTGAAGCGACCTGTAATCAGGTGAACCAGTACGGCGGTTATACCGGCATGACGGCGTCTGATTTTATGGCGTGGCTCAGCGGTATGGCGGCAGAGGCAGGTGTGCCCATGGATCAGCTTATCCTTGGCGGTGACCACCTTGGCCCGAACGTCTGGAAGGACGAACCGCTTGAGACCGCGATGGAGAAATCCCGCGAGCTCGTAAAATCTTACGTGCAAGCCGGTTTCAAGAAGATCCACCTTGATACCAGCATGGCCTGCGGCGGCGAACCGAACCCGACGTTCGCGCAAATTGCGGAACGCGCCGCCGATCTGTGTGCCGTGGCAGAGGCCCATGCACCAAACCCCGAAGAGCTTTTCTATATCATCGGAACCGAAGTTCCTATTCCGGGTGGCGAGACCGAAGAACCAGATGCGCTGGACGTTACGTCCGTCGACAGATTCCGCGATACAATCCAAACGCACCGCGACGCTTGGGCGGCCAAAGGGTTGGACGCGGCATGGTCGCGCATCGTCTCCGTGGTGACCCAGCCCGGCGTCGATTTCGGGCACACGTCGATTTATCCCTTCGTTCCTGAAAAAGCCCGCCCGTTGAGCGACGCTATCCTAGACGAAGACGGCCTGACGTTTGAGGCGCACTCCACAGATTACCAATCAACGGATGCATTGGCCAATCTCGTCCGCACCCACTTCTTCTTTCTCAAGGTAGGTCCAGAGTTGACCTTCCGGTTCCGTGAAGCCGTCTGGGCCTTGGCCACGATTGAAGAACAGCTGAACATTGATGAGGCCTCGAACATCCGAAGCGTCATCGGTGCCCAGATGGACGACAATCCCGGCTACTGGCGAAACTACTATAGCGGCACAGACGCAGAGCTGAGCATTCTGAGGACCTACAGCTATAGCGACAGGATCCGTTATTATTGGACGGACCCCAAGATCGCGACGGCATTAAACGGTCTCATCAGCGGTTTGAAAGAACACGGGATGCCCGAAACTTTGGTTTCACAAGCATTCATGGGCCTTGAGTTCGGTAACATGCCAACGGATCCCGACGCCTTGATCGAAAGTCACATCCAGCGCTGCGTCGGCAGATATTTCGAAGCCGCCGGTATGACGGCGGGTTAG
- a CDS encoding carbohydrate kinase family protein yields MAKNLKVVTIGEILVEFVSHTKDCGLSQVGDYSGPYPSGAPAIFLDQAARMGAPTEMIGGIGNDGFGRAVLDRLKGDGVGTKGVTVNADRTTGVAFVSYYTDGNRDFIFHMENTASDHFDVPEDAFDPANTILHVSAASLGNPRMRDMIVPTLRRIDDAGGKISCDPNARPELMRDEAVRDALQEAIDRSTYLMPSTSDLGFLFPDMSEDAAIEKLLASKAEVIVIKRGAHGATVVSGGERFDFTGHSVEEIDPTGAGDCFGGTFISLLAQGASLLDAGTQANAAGALAVTRRGPMEGNSSPAQIAKFLETQRSENVA; encoded by the coding sequence ATGGCGAAGAATCTCAAAGTTGTGACGATCGGGGAAATCCTGGTGGAGTTTGTTTCGCACACGAAAGACTGCGGTCTATCGCAGGTCGGCGATTACTCCGGTCCCTACCCCAGCGGTGCTCCTGCGATCTTTCTGGATCAGGCCGCCCGTATGGGTGCCCCCACCGAGATGATTGGCGGCATCGGGAATGACGGGTTCGGCAGAGCTGTCCTTGATCGCTTGAAGGGTGATGGTGTCGGAACCAAAGGCGTGACGGTCAACGCGGACCGCACAACGGGTGTGGCCTTTGTCTCTTATTATACTGACGGAAATCGTGACTTTATCTTCCATATGGAAAACACAGCGTCCGACCATTTCGACGTGCCGGAAGATGCGTTTGATCCAGCCAACACCATTCTACATGTCTCGGCAGCATCGCTTGGCAATCCCCGTATGCGCGACATGATTGTGCCGACGCTGCGCCGTATCGATGATGCTGGCGGCAAGATCAGTTGCGATCCGAATGCCCGTCCAGAATTGATGAGGGATGAAGCGGTGCGCGACGCGCTTCAAGAAGCGATAGATCGCAGCACTTACCTCATGCCCAGCACCAGCGACCTTGGTTTCCTGTTTCCCGACATGTCCGAAGATGCCGCAATCGAAAAGCTGTTGGCGTCCAAAGCGGAGGTCATCGTAATCAAACGCGGTGCGCACGGTGCTACAGTTGTCAGCGGCGGCGAGAGGTTTGACTTCACAGGACATTCCGTGGAGGAGATCGACCCCACCGGTGCAGGCGACTGTTTCGGCGGAACGTTTATTTCCCTACTGGCACAGGGCGCATCCCTGCTTGATGCCGGCACACAGGCAAATGCCGCAGGCGCACTAGCGGTCACTCGGCGCGGACCGATGGAAGGTAATTCCAGCCCAGCGCAGATCGCCAAGTTTCTTGAAACCCAAAGAAGTGAGAATGTCGCATGA
- a CDS encoding LacI family DNA-binding transcriptional regulator produces the protein MPKPLIKTMEELSVAIGVSRPTLSRFFQDPTSVKATTVARIERGLSQVEYVPNFFATRLNRKSTGIIGVIIPYLNDLFFTKLLEGIEAAAMEAGLTVITQCSHSDPAIEARAAETFMSMNMDGALVAPLGDHSDWSVHLRLKSRLPFVLMDSRPRTMPDVDFVGTNHRQSTGLITEYLCRVGDPPVFLAMPRVNFNALEREAAYIEQMEELGFEPRVIGTELIGEDWHFEEHGAAVLGDEFARGRLTESSILCANDRVAIGALHAASRHGLKPGRAEFGGLRIAGHDDYPLCPYMNPALTTVAQDTDAIGQKAVSRLLQIINGGGEAGAPELTLFDGTLKLRDSA, from the coding sequence ATGCCAAAGCCTCTTATCAAGACAATGGAAGAATTATCGGTTGCAATTGGGGTTTCTCGTCCGACGCTGTCGCGCTTCTTTCAGGACCCGACATCGGTCAAGGCTACTACCGTAGCGCGAATCGAGCGAGGGCTCTCACAGGTCGAATACGTCCCCAATTTCTTTGCGACTCGCCTCAATCGAAAATCCACCGGAATTATCGGAGTGATCATTCCGTACCTTAACGACCTCTTCTTTACCAAGCTTCTGGAGGGGATCGAGGCCGCCGCGATGGAGGCGGGTTTGACTGTCATCACACAATGCTCACACTCCGATCCGGCCATCGAAGCGCGTGCGGCAGAGACCTTTATGTCGATGAATATGGACGGTGCTTTGGTCGCGCCATTGGGGGATCATAGTGACTGGTCAGTGCACCTTAGGTTGAAATCGCGACTGCCATTCGTATTGATGGACTCACGGCCAAGGACGATGCCTGACGTCGATTTTGTTGGGACAAACCATCGCCAAAGCACTGGTTTAATTACAGAATATCTTTGTCGTGTGGGCGATCCGCCTGTGTTTCTTGCGATGCCGAGGGTCAACTTTAACGCGTTGGAGCGTGAAGCCGCCTATATAGAGCAGATGGAAGAGTTGGGTTTCGAGCCGCGTGTAATCGGTACAGAGCTGATCGGCGAAGACTGGCATTTCGAAGAGCACGGGGCGGCGGTGCTGGGCGACGAATTCGCGCGGGGGCGGCTGACGGAGAGCTCTATTTTATGCGCCAACGACCGCGTTGCGATCGGCGCGCTGCACGCGGCATCGCGCCATGGATTGAAGCCCGGCCGCGCTGAATTCGGCGGTTTGCGGATTGCGGGTCACGACGATTATCCGCTGTGCCCTTACATGAATCCCGCTTTGACAACCGTGGCTCAGGATACCGATGCGATCGGCCAGAAAGCCGTTTCTAGACTTCTGCAGATCATCAATGGCGGAGGAGAGGCGGGCGCGCCAGAGCTCACCTTGTTCGACGGAACGCTAAAATTGCGTGATTCCGCTTAG
- a CDS encoding ABC transporter substrate-binding protein: protein MSIKTKLLTTAVGFGLSAGIAASAMAEEITIATVNNADMITMQELAPAWEEATGNTINWVVLEENVLRQRTTTDIATGGGSFDIMFIGAYETPIWGAKDWLTPLNDFADDADYDLEDVFPLVRNGLSANGNLYALPLYSETSFTFYRTDLFEAAGVEVPTAQPTYEEFAEMAAKLHDPDNGVYGTCQRGKAGWGENMAFVGTVANAFGADWFDMDWNPQLDSPEWNAAVTYYVDLMNNSGPPGASANGHNENRALFKDGKCATWVDATSAAGDVRNPETSSVADKTDFFQAPKQVTDKGTGWFWSWALAIPASSKKVDEAKSFLKWATSKEYFEMVGESKGWVAVPSGTRKSVEEDARRLEAAPFANTIVEAILSVNPADPTRDPVPYTGVQFVAIPEFQGIGNYVGQQVAAALAGQSTVEEALANSQKFAVREMTKAGYIK from the coding sequence ATGTCTATTAAAACAAAGCTGCTGACCACTGCGGTCGGATTTGGCTTGTCTGCGGGTATCGCAGCCAGCGCCATGGCAGAAGAAATTACGATCGCGACAGTGAACAATGCTGACATGATCACCATGCAAGAGCTCGCGCCAGCGTGGGAAGAGGCAACAGGCAACACCATCAACTGGGTTGTTCTGGAAGAGAACGTACTGCGTCAGCGCACGACAACAGACATTGCAACAGGTGGCGGTTCTTTCGACATCATGTTCATCGGTGCTTATGAAACACCGATCTGGGGTGCCAAAGACTGGCTCACACCATTGAACGATTTCGCGGATGACGCGGACTATGATCTGGAAGACGTCTTCCCGCTGGTACGCAACGGTCTGTCTGCAAACGGCAACCTTTACGCTTTGCCGCTTTATTCAGAGACATCTTTCACATTCTACCGCACCGACCTGTTCGAAGCGGCGGGTGTTGAAGTGCCAACAGCGCAGCCAACATACGAAGAGTTCGCGGAAATGGCAGCCAAGCTGCACGATCCAGACAACGGCGTATACGGAACTTGCCAGCGCGGCAAAGCCGGCTGGGGCGAGAACATGGCCTTTGTTGGTACAGTTGCGAACGCGTTTGGCGCTGACTGGTTCGACATGGACTGGAATCCACAGCTGGACAGCCCAGAGTGGAACGCAGCCGTCACTTACTATGTCGACCTGATGAACAACTCGGGCCCTCCCGGAGCATCTGCTAACGGTCACAACGAAAACCGTGCTTTGTTCAAAGACGGCAAGTGCGCCACATGGGTAGACGCGACATCCGCTGCTGGTGATGTGCGCAACCCCGAGACATCTTCGGTTGCCGACAAAACAGATTTCTTCCAGGCACCAAAGCAGGTTACCGACAAGGGTACAGGCTGGTTCTGGTCATGGGCGCTCGCCATCCCGGCAAGCTCCAAGAAAGTCGACGAAGCAAAAAGCTTCCTGAAGTGGGCAACATCCAAAGAGTACTTTGAGATGGTTGGCGAATCCAAAGGTTGGGTTGCGGTTCCAAGTGGTACACGCAAGTCCGTTGAAGAAGACGCGCGTCGTCTGGAAGCAGCGCCTTTCGCCAACACAATTGTTGAAGCGATCCTGTCAGTAAACCCTGCGGACCCAACACGTGATCCGGTCCCTTACACAGGTGTTCAGTTTGTTGCGATCCCTGAGTTCCAGGGCATTGGTAACTACGTCGGCCAGCAGGTTGCTGCTGCTCTGGCGGGGCAGTCGACAGTTGAAGAAGCTCTGGCAAACAGCCAGAAGTTCGCAGTACGCGAAATGACAAAAGCCGGTTATATCAAGTAA
- a CDS encoding carbohydrate ABC transporter permease encodes MATKASRSSARLMIAPAVILLLGWMIIPLGMTLYFSFLRYNLLQPGLAPFVGWENYYWFFTDPSFTAAMWNTLVLVGGVLTITTIGGICFALLLDRPMFGQGIIRIMVIAPFFVMPTVSGLVWKNMFMNPVNGIFGQIATGLGFQPIDFFGQIPMASIIFIVSWMWLPFATLILLTALQSLDQEQLEAAEMDGASWANRFWFIMLPHLARAITVVILIQTIFLLSIFAEILVTTNGGPGVATTNLTYLIYVSSLLQFDVGIGSAGGVVAIILANIVAFFLMRMIGKNLDA; translated from the coding sequence ATGGCCACCAAAGCTTCAAGATCTTCTGCGCGACTGATGATTGCCCCAGCGGTAATCCTTTTGCTGGGTTGGATGATCATACCTCTGGGTATGACACTCTATTTCTCGTTTCTGCGATATAACCTGCTGCAGCCGGGGTTGGCTCCGTTTGTGGGGTGGGAGAACTATTACTGGTTCTTTACAGACCCCAGCTTTACCGCAGCGATGTGGAACACGCTGGTGCTGGTGGGTGGTGTGCTGACCATCACCACAATCGGCGGTATCTGTTTTGCGTTGCTTCTGGACCGCCCGATGTTCGGTCAGGGCATTATCCGCATCATGGTCATTGCGCCCTTTTTCGTTATGCCAACGGTCTCAGGCCTTGTCTGGAAAAACATGTTCATGAATCCGGTGAATGGCATCTTTGGCCAGATTGCGACCGGACTTGGTTTTCAACCGATTGATTTTTTTGGGCAAATCCCCATGGCATCAATCATCTTTATTGTTTCGTGGATGTGGTTACCCTTTGCCACCCTCATCCTGCTTACGGCCCTGCAATCATTGGACCAGGAACAGCTTGAGGCCGCAGAGATGGATGGTGCCAGCTGGGCAAACCGGTTCTGGTTCATTATGCTGCCGCACCTTGCACGCGCTATTACGGTCGTCATTCTGATCCAAACGATCTTTTTGCTGTCGATCTTCGCCGAAATCCTAGTGACCACCAACGGCGGTCCCGGTGTCGCGACAACGAACCTCACCTATCTGATCTATGTGTCATCGCTTCTGCAATTTGATGTGGGTATCGGCAGTGCCGGTGGTGTGGTCGCAATCATTCTCGCCAATATCGTCGCATTCTTCCTGATGCGTATGATCGGCAAGAACCTCGACGCATAA
- a CDS encoding carbohydrate ABC transporter permease has protein sequence MARAVSNKKKISNTAVAGILGFFMFFPILWILILSFKTEEDAIRAPLEVLFGSGWTFDSFAAVQARSDYFKHFMNSVIISLGSTLVGLIIAIPAAWAMAFVPAKRTKDVLMWMLSTKMLPPVGVLIPIYLIFRDLGILDSRIGLTFVLMMINLPIIIWMLYTYFKEIPGEILEAARMDGASLRDEVLYVLTPMAIPGMASTALLNIILAWNEAFWTLNLTSAKAAPLTAFIASYSSPEGLFYAKLSAASIMAIAPILIMGWFSQKQLVRGLTFGAVK, from the coding sequence ATGGCACGCGCAGTTTCGAACAAGAAGAAAATCTCCAATACCGCCGTTGCGGGCATCCTTGGTTTCTTCATGTTCTTCCCGATCCTCTGGATCCTGATTTTGTCCTTCAAGACAGAAGAGGACGCCATCCGCGCACCACTCGAAGTTCTGTTCGGGTCCGGCTGGACATTTGACAGCTTTGCAGCGGTGCAGGCGCGGTCGGATTACTTCAAGCATTTTATGAACTCGGTGATTATCTCTCTGGGCTCGACGCTTGTCGGTCTGATCATCGCGATCCCGGCAGCCTGGGCCATGGCCTTTGTGCCAGCCAAGCGCACGAAAGACGTGCTGATGTGGATGTTGTCGACCAAGATGTTGCCGCCGGTGGGCGTTTTGATCCCGATCTATCTGATCTTCCGTGATCTTGGCATCCTCGATTCACGCATCGGCCTGACCTTTGTGCTGATGATGATCAACCTGCCGATTATCATCTGGATGCTCTATACATACTTCAAGGAAATTCCTGGTGAAATTCTGGAAGCTGCCCGCATGGACGGGGCCTCCCTGCGGGACGAAGTGCTTTATGTTCTGACGCCAATGGCTATTCCGGGCATGGCATCTACTGCGCTCTTGAATATCATTCTGGCTTGGAACGAAGCGTTCTGGACGCTCAACCTGACGTCTGCCAAAGCCGCACCGCTCACCGCGTTTATCGCCAGCTACTCAAGCCCCGAAGGGCTGTTCTATGCCAAGCTGAGCGCGGCTTCCATCATGGCGATTGCGCCGATTTTGATTATGGGCTGGTTCAGCCAGAAACAACTTGTCCGGGGTCTGACCTTCGGTGCTGTGAAGTAA
- a CDS encoding ABC transporter ATP-binding protein — translation MGRIQLKQVQKKFGDVEVIPPLDLEIEEGEFVVFVGPSGCGKSTLLRLIAGLEDTTSGNIEIDGADATDLPPAKRGLAMVFQSYALYPHMSVRKNIAFPMKMAKMPEDEQNRRIESAAKALNLTDYLDRKPGQLSGGQRQRVAIGRAIVREPAAFLFDEPLSNLDAALRVGMRMEIGELHKKLETTMIYVTHDQVEAMTMADKIVVLQAGVIEQVGSPLELYRTPRNKFVAGFIGSPKMNLIEGNEAAKHSAHTIGIRPEHIEVSTTEGQWKGTVGVAEHLGSDTFIHIHGIEGCDPMTVRTAGDVPVKHGDTVFLTPNPSLIHKFGADGLRLA, via the coding sequence ATGGGACGTATACAGCTCAAGCAGGTTCAAAAGAAGTTCGGCGATGTCGAGGTTATCCCACCGCTGGATCTTGAAATCGAAGAAGGCGAATTCGTTGTTTTCGTCGGCCCTTCTGGCTGCGGCAAGTCTACACTGCTGCGCCTGATCGCGGGACTGGAAGACACGACGAGCGGCAACATCGAAATTGACGGTGCCGATGCCACGGACCTGCCGCCGGCGAAACGCGGTCTGGCGATGGTGTTCCAATCTTATGCGCTTTATCCGCATATGTCGGTGCGCAAGAACATCGCGTTCCCGATGAAGATGGCAAAGATGCCGGAAGACGAACAGAACCGTCGGATCGAAAGCGCCGCGAAAGCGCTGAACCTGACGGACTACCTTGATCGCAAGCCCGGTCAGTTGTCCGGTGGCCAGCGCCAGCGTGTCGCCATTGGTCGTGCGATTGTACGCGAACCCGCAGCGTTCCTGTTCGATGAACCGCTATCAAACCTCGACGCTGCTTTGCGGGTGGGCATGCGGATGGAAATCGGCGAGCTGCACAAGAAGCTTGAAACAACGATGATTTACGTGACCCACGATCAAGTCGAAGCCATGACCATGGCGGACAAGATTGTTGTGCTGCAGGCCGGTGTAATCGAGCAGGTCGGAAGCCCGCTTGAGCTTTACCGCACGCCACGCAACAAATTTGTTGCGGGTTTTATCGGTAGCCCGAAGATGAACCTGATTGAGGGCAATGAAGCCGCCAAGCACAGCGCCCACACAATCGGCATCCGCCCAGAGCATATCGAAGTGTCCACGACCGAAGGTCAATGGAAGGGGACGGTTGGCGTAGCAGAGCATCTGGGGTCGGATACGTTCATCCACATTCACGGTATTGAAGGCTGCGATCCGATGACCGTACGCACGGCAGGTGACGTTCCTGTCAAGCACGGCGACACAGTGTTCCTTACGCCAAACCCATCTTTGATCCACAAGTTCGGCGCCGACGGTCTGCGTCTGGCTTAA